From a region of the Propionispora vibrioides genome:
- a CDS encoding MlaE family ABC transporter permease — MPFLESIGRGVINGMESVGKLVLLFIEAMYHVRSRPKSTQVFQQMSHLGVDSLPIVLLTILFTGMVMTLQSANEFIKYGAQSSVGGVVAIAIGRELAPVLTGVVLAGRVGAAITAEIGSMKVTEQIDALRVMAVNPVAYLVVPRILACIVMTPVLVVFADVIGTIGGYLVATLYSGIGSFTYLHSIKVFAVVNDVTGGLVKAVVFGVIIALIGCYKGLTTDPGAEGVGRATTSSVVTSIILIFISNYFLSLILFR, encoded by the coding sequence ATGCCGTTTTTAGAAAGTATCGGGCGCGGTGTTATAAATGGAATGGAAAGTGTAGGAAAGCTGGTTCTTTTATTTATTGAGGCCATGTATCACGTTCGCAGCCGTCCCAAGTCAACGCAGGTATTTCAGCAAATGTCCCATTTAGGAGTAGACTCTCTGCCTATCGTTTTATTGACCATCTTATTTACCGGTATGGTTATGACGCTGCAAAGCGCCAATGAATTTATCAAATATGGCGCCCAATCCTCGGTCGGCGGTGTAGTGGCAATCGCGATCGGACGGGAATTGGCGCCTGTGCTGACTGGTGTGGTTTTGGCCGGACGGGTCGGTGCGGCCATTACGGCTGAAATCGGTTCGATGAAAGTAACTGAACAAATTGATGCATTGCGGGTCATGGCCGTCAATCCGGTGGCCTATCTGGTAGTACCCCGCATACTTGCCTGTATTGTCATGACACCGGTGCTGGTTGTCTTTGCCGATGTAATTGGCACAATCGGCGGCTACCTGGTGGCTACTTTATATTCGGGTATCGGTTCTTTTACCTATCTGCATTCGATCAAGGTTTTCGCCGTGGTAAACGATGTGACCGGCGGTTTGGTCAAAGCTGTTGTTTTTGGCGTGATTATCGCCCTTATCGGCTGTTACAAGGGCCTCACGACTGATCCGGGGGCTGAAGGGGTAGGCCGGGCAACAACTTCTTCGGTGGTGACTTCAATTATTTTAATTTTTATCAGCAATTATTTTTTATCTTTAATATTATTCCGGTAG
- a CDS encoding flagellar basal body P-ring protein FlgI: protein MRKLLCALMAALLVSTGALPVMAETMGAVARIKDVAKVQGVRANQLLGYGLVVGLAGTGDSSTKSIETMQSIASMLRTFGVTVPSSQMQSKNVAAVMVTAQLPPFAKPGDTIDITVSSMGDSKSLQGGTLLQTPLRAANGQVYAVGQGPVSTGGFVFGSGGNSQQKNFPTVGTMPNGAIVEKDVPMQFSNNGTVTLSLAQPDFTTATRIGDAINYRFGAIATARDPGTVVIAVPAEYQGDGLVGFVASLEELSIVPDNAAKIVINERTGTIVMGANVAIDSVAVTQGGLTIKISKSTDVSQPPPLSRGTTTTTTNTNVSVEEDKGNTILLPSTANVGDVVNALNAVGATPRDVISILQAIKAAGALHADLQLI, encoded by the coding sequence ATGCGTAAATTGTTATGTGCTCTTATGGCTGCCCTGCTTGTGTCCACCGGTGCTTTACCGGTTATGGCGGAAACGATGGGGGCTGTCGCCCGGATTAAAGATGTCGCCAAAGTGCAGGGCGTGCGGGCGAATCAACTGCTAGGCTACGGTCTGGTGGTGGGGTTGGCCGGTACCGGCGATTCCTCCACCAAGAGTATTGAAACTATGCAGTCCATCGCCAGTATGCTGCGGACTTTTGGGGTTACAGTGCCTTCCTCCCAAATGCAATCAAAAAATGTGGCGGCAGTCATGGTGACCGCTCAGTTGCCGCCTTTTGCCAAACCGGGTGATACGATTGACATTACTGTTTCTTCCATGGGTGATTCAAAGAGCCTGCAAGGCGGGACCTTGCTGCAAACGCCGCTCCGTGCCGCAAACGGTCAGGTCTATGCGGTCGGACAGGGGCCTGTCTCGACCGGCGGCTTTGTCTTTGGCAGCGGTGGCAACAGCCAGCAGAAGAATTTCCCTACCGTGGGTACTATGCCAAATGGCGCCATTGTGGAAAAAGATGTTCCCATGCAGTTTAGCAACAATGGAACAGTCACTTTGTCGTTGGCTCAACCGGATTTTACCACGGCAACCAGAATCGGTGATGCGATTAATTACCGTTTTGGGGCTATTGCGACGGCCCGCGATCCCGGTACGGTTGTGATTGCCGTACCGGCTGAGTATCAAGGTGATGGTTTGGTCGGGTTTGTCGCTTCCCTGGAAGAACTATCCATTGTTCCCGATAATGCGGCTAAGATTGTAATTAATGAACGGACGGGAACCATTGTTATGGGAGCTAATGTGGCGATTGATTCGGTTGCCGTGACCCAGGGCGGGTTAACCATCAAAATCAGCAAGAGTACCGATGTGTCGCAGCCGCCGCCGCTTTCCCGGGGAACTACCACGACAACGACCAACACGAATGTGAGTGTGGAAGAGGATAAAGGCAATACAATCCTTTTACCGTCTACCGCTAATGTGGGTGATGTGGTGAACGCTCTGAATGCGGTAGGGGCGACGCCGCGGGATGTCATCTCCATCCTGCAAGCCATTAAGGCTGCCGGAGCGCTGCATGCCGATCTGCAACTCATATGA
- a CDS encoding ABC transporter ATP-binding protein, with amino-acid sequence MIQLSAVNMNIHGNHILQDINLSISAGETMVIIGPSGSGKSTLLRLIVGLMKPTSGEIWVKDQEISRLSEDELNQLRLSMGMVFQYSALFDSMTVGENVAFGLREHTKLSEEEISKVVRRKLRMVGLFGKEKVMPNELSGGMKKRVSLARAIAVNPEIILYDEPTAGLDPIMSEKIDRLISSTKRIMGVTSVVVTHHMTSAFNIADRIAMIYGGRIIEVGTVEEIKQSANPVVQQFIYGLKARGASSKRRFEA; translated from the coding sequence ATGATACAATTGTCGGCAGTAAATATGAATATTCATGGTAATCATATCTTGCAGGATATCAACCTGTCGATTTCAGCCGGTGAAACCATGGTCATCATTGGTCCGAGCGGTTCCGGCAAGAGTACGTTGCTACGGCTCATAGTCGGTTTAATGAAACCGACATCAGGTGAGATTTGGGTAAAGGATCAGGAAATTTCGCGGCTTTCCGAGGATGAACTAAACCAGCTGCGGCTTAGTATGGGAATGGTTTTTCAATATTCGGCGCTGTTTGACTCGATGACGGTCGGTGAAAACGTTGCTTTCGGCTTACGGGAGCATACCAAGCTTTCCGAGGAGGAAATCAGTAAAGTTGTCCGGCGAAAATTAAGGATGGTGGGACTGTTCGGCAAGGAAAAGGTCATGCCCAATGAGCTTTCCGGCGGTATGAAAAAAAGAGTCAGTCTGGCCAGGGCCATTGCGGTAAATCCGGAAATTATTCTTTATGATGAACCTACTGCCGGACTGGATCCGATCATGTCGGAGAAAATCGACCGTCTGATCTCCAGTACCAAGCGGATTATGGGAGTTACTTCGGTCGTTGTAACCCACCACATGACAAGTGCCTTTAATATTGCCGACCGTATTGCCATGATTTATGGCGGCCGGATTATTGAGGTAGGAACGGTGGAGGAAATCAAGCAGTCAGCCAATCCGGTTGTGCAGCAGTTTATTTACGGTTTAAAAGCGCGCGGTGCCAGCAGTAAAAGGAGGTTCGAAGCATGA
- a CDS encoding biotin/lipoyl-containing protein, whose protein sequence is MLRKRNILLITAVLLIALAAWVSAATHLVDQRSVLSGKVVAKSLAVPGTSVREGDVLVVVDSITGPVPAVRSTADGIVREVLVSAGDAVQAGEVLVRLEPVSK, encoded by the coding sequence ATGCTTCGCAAAAGAAATATTTTGCTGATAACGGCTGTTCTTTTGATTGCTCTTGCTGCCTGGGTATCGGCAGCCACTCACTTGGTGGATCAAAGAAGTGTCTTATCGGGCAAGGTAGTTGCTAAGTCTTTGGCCGTGCCCGGTACCTCTGTCCGTGAAGGGGATGTACTGGTCGTTGTAGATTCCATAACAGGTCCCGTGCCGGCTGTGCGGTCTACTGCTGATGGAATTGTCCGGGAAGTATTGGTTTCGGCCGGAGATGCCGTACAGGCAGGTGAAGTACTGGTGCGGTTGGAGCCAGTCAGCAAGTAA
- a CDS encoding rod-binding protein: protein MNVGAIGGVDRTVNQSKYLQANGNTDFAEKLNQATQNISDTEDQTKLKQACRDMEAVFLNFMMSKMRDTVPKDGLIKQSNAESIMTSMLDGELTKNMAQAGGIGLADMLYHQLSQTINTAKNKSQTP, encoded by the coding sequence ATGAACGTAGGCGCTATCGGCGGTGTAGACAGAACCGTCAATCAAAGCAAGTATCTTCAGGCTAACGGGAATACCGATTTTGCTGAAAAGCTGAACCAGGCTACTCAGAATATCAGTGACACGGAAGACCAGACCAAGCTCAAGCAAGCTTGCCGGGACATGGAGGCCGTGTTTCTGAACTTTATGATGAGCAAAATGCGGGATACTGTGCCGAAGGACGGACTAATTAAACAAAGCAATGCCGAATCCATCATGACGTCCATGCTGGACGGCGAACTGACCAAAAATATGGCTCAAGCCGGTGGGATTGGTTTGGCTGACATGTTGTACCATCAGTTAAGCCAAACCATAAATACTGCGAAGAACAAAAGCCAGACGCCTTGA
- a CDS encoding flagellar basal body L-ring protein FlgH: MKINRMQIIMILIVGFFFPALPIQTPVHAESLWAEGRQASSLYSDRKAAAVGDILTIVINENSSASRSGNASNSKTSSTSMSAGVGLFTFLNDASAGNSDSFQAKGSITNTNKVTGKITVQVVEVQPNGNLVISGTQKIKQNGEEQSITISGIVRPDDIAADNTVSSNLVANAQLYVDGKGPIAGKQRQGIITQLFNILF, encoded by the coding sequence ATGAAAATAAACCGGATGCAAATCATAATGATACTTATAGTCGGTTTCTTTTTTCCCGCTTTACCGATTCAAACGCCCGTGCATGCCGAATCCTTATGGGCAGAGGGCAGACAGGCGTCATCTCTTTATAGTGACCGTAAGGCGGCGGCTGTCGGCGATATTCTGACCATTGTAATCAACGAAAACTCCAGTGCCAGCCGCAGCGGTAACGCCAGCAACTCCAAGACCAGCAGTACTAGTATGAGTGCCGGCGTAGGGCTGTTTACCTTTTTGAACGATGCCAGTGCGGGAAATTCCGACTCATTCCAGGCTAAAGGCTCCATTACCAATACAAATAAAGTGACGGGAAAAATTACGGTACAGGTGGTTGAAGTCCAGCCTAATGGGAATCTGGTTATTTCCGGCACGCAAAAAATCAAGCAGAACGGTGAAGAACAGAGTATTACCATTTCCGGCATTGTTCGTCCTGATGACATTGCCGCTGATAATACCGTTTCCTCCAATCTGGTTGCCAATGCTCAGCTATATGTCGATGGCAAAGGCCCTATTGCCGGAAAGCAACGCCAGGGGATTATTACTCAGCTTTTCAATATCTTATTCTAA
- the flgG gene encoding flagellar basal-body rod protein FlgG has product MMRALWTASSGMIAQQANIDNLSNNLANVNTSGFKKSRIDFQDLMYQTVRQAGASSGADTQLPTGLQIGLGVREAAIQKMYTMGNLESTGNSLDVAIQGDGFFQVNMPDGTLSYTRDGSFKKDSQGRLTTSEGYLVEPQITIPENATDITIATDGTVTVTVPGETAPQELGQLQIARFINPAGLESLGGNLLKETDASGNPVVTIPGEEGSGTLIQKYLEMSNVQVVEEMVNMIVAQRAYEMNSKAVTTSDEMLQTAANLKR; this is encoded by the coding sequence ATGATGCGTGCACTTTGGACTGCCAGTTCGGGGATGATCGCCCAACAGGCAAATATTGATAATCTGTCAAATAATTTGGCTAACGTAAATACATCCGGTTTTAAAAAGAGTCGTATTGATTTTCAAGACCTGATGTATCAGACAGTCCGTCAGGCAGGTGCCAGTTCAGGGGCTGATACGCAGTTGCCGACCGGGTTGCAGATTGGATTAGGCGTCCGGGAGGCTGCCATTCAGAAGATGTATACCATGGGCAACCTGGAATCTACCGGGAATTCTCTGGATGTAGCCATTCAGGGGGACGGCTTTTTTCAGGTCAACATGCCGGATGGCACGTTGTCTTACACCCGTGACGGTTCGTTTAAAAAAGATAGTCAGGGCCGGCTGACTACTTCGGAAGGATATCTGGTAGAACCGCAGATTACCATTCCGGAAAATGCTACCGACATTACGATTGCCACCGACGGTACTGTAACTGTTACCGTACCTGGCGAAACGGCCCCACAGGAACTTGGACAGCTTCAAATTGCCCGCTTTATCAATCCGGCCGGTCTGGAAAGCCTTGGCGGTAATCTGCTGAAGGAAACGGATGCCTCTGGCAATCCGGTAGTTACCATACCGGGGGAAGAAGGCTCGGGTACGCTGATTCAAAAGTATCTTGAAATGTCCAATGTTCAGGTCGTGGAAGAAATGGTTAACATGATTGTGGCGCAGCGGGCCTATGAAATGAACTCCAAGGCTGTGACCACTTCGGATGAAATGCTACAGACGGCAGCCAATCTGAAACGCTAG
- a CDS encoding SpoIVB peptidase S55 domain-containing protein — translation MWKRCLTIVAIFVLLPLTAAQAYPSILPLDEVKPGMKGIAKTVVSGTNIEEFNVEVLNVMKNPGSGDLILVRTSGAVIDQTGGIVQGMSGSPVYIDGKLVGAIAYGWPLSDHTVGMVTPIADMLKLWDLGATEKVSVGSGNAGERQNLLPAATPLMVSGLSDHAMTMLQDKLSPYKLFPYAVGSQPDATEGQAAALEPGSAVGIELVRGDVSVGAIGTVTYTEGNKVLAFGHPFLQRGKASYLLTDATIYTVVNGLESGFKVGSTGNLLGMVTQDRKAGIAGTVGQYPSVIPMRITVTDTDVNKIQDDAVQVVQNEELAPILSATTAYSVMEKAMDRIGTGSAKVSFEISARNMPGETLRRENMFYSPVNIGEMAVSEFFEALNLLMTNPYNPVDIMDVKMQVTVNQERQTASIVSAQAKATAAKPGETVPIQVKLKPYRSEPVTITVNYTVPKEQAAGPLLLEVRGGGMIPLTQLLLKKQGLDVELKNLKTKAKNMTFADSINEFTSRDRNNAIVVEVLDTGVMPEGTADPGKAGSDDKAGLFPVGESAEHSAGDSGTLKGALTAGTTEAVKPKTSATTDYIIDNDAQVLINVVTDHKSK, via the coding sequence ATGTGGAAGCGTTGCTTAACTATTGTAGCGATTTTTGTACTGCTGCCGCTGACCGCGGCACAGGCTTATCCTTCCATCCTGCCGTTAGATGAAGTAAAACCGGGTATGAAGGGCATCGCCAAAACGGTAGTGTCCGGCACTAACATTGAAGAATTTAATGTGGAAGTACTTAATGTGATGAAGAATCCTGGCTCCGGCGATTTGATTCTGGTTCGCACTTCTGGTGCGGTCATTGATCAAACCGGCGGCATTGTCCAGGGAATGAGCGGCAGTCCGGTCTATATCGACGGCAAGCTGGTCGGTGCCATTGCCTATGGCTGGCCGTTGAGTGACCATACCGTCGGCATGGTTACGCCGATTGCCGATATGCTGAAATTATGGGATTTGGGGGCAACCGAAAAAGTTTCTGTTGGCAGCGGGAATGCCGGAGAAAGGCAGAACCTGCTGCCGGCGGCTACGCCCCTGATGGTCTCCGGCCTGAGTGATCACGCCATGACCATGCTGCAGGATAAATTAAGTCCCTATAAGTTGTTTCCCTATGCCGTAGGCAGTCAACCGGATGCAACAGAAGGCCAGGCTGCCGCGTTGGAACCAGGCAGTGCTGTGGGCATCGAGCTGGTCCGTGGCGATGTCAGCGTGGGGGCGATTGGCACAGTGACGTATACCGAAGGTAATAAAGTGCTGGCTTTTGGTCATCCTTTCCTGCAACGGGGTAAAGCTTCCTATTTGCTGACCGATGCCACCATTTATACGGTAGTAAACGGTCTGGAAAGTGGTTTTAAAGTCGGTTCCACCGGCAATCTGCTCGGTATGGTGACGCAAGACCGCAAGGCTGGAATTGCCGGAACGGTGGGGCAGTATCCATCGGTCATACCGATGCGGATTACCGTTACCGATACCGATGTGAACAAAATACAGGACGATGCGGTGCAGGTTGTGCAAAATGAAGAACTGGCGCCCATTCTCTCGGCTACCACGGCCTACAGTGTTATGGAAAAGGCGATGGACCGTATTGGGACCGGTTCGGCTAAAGTGAGCTTTGAAATTTCGGCCCGGAATATGCCCGGTGAAACGCTGCGGCGCGAAAATATGTTCTATAGTCCGGTGAATATCGGCGAAATGGCTGTCAGCGAGTTTTTTGAAGCTCTTAATTTGCTAATGACCAATCCTTATAACCCGGTAGATATCATGGACGTCAAGATGCAGGTGACGGTCAATCAGGAACGTCAGACGGCATCTATTGTGAGTGCGCAGGCAAAAGCTACGGCGGCCAAGCCGGGCGAAACCGTGCCGATACAGGTCAAGTTGAAACCGTACCGGAGTGAACCGGTAACTATTACGGTAAACTACACGGTACCCAAGGAACAGGCGGCCGGACCGTTGTTGCTGGAAGTACGGGGTGGCGGTATGATTCCGCTGACCCAGTTGCTATTAAAAAAACAGGGACTGGATGTGGAACTGAAAAACTTAAAAACAAAGGCTAAAAACATGACCTTTGCCGATTCTATTAATGAATTTACTTCCCGTGACCGTAATAATGCCATTGTCGTTGAAGTTCTCGATACCGGTGTTATGCCGGAGGGAACGGCCGATCCCGGCAAGGCAGGATCCGATGACAAGGCGGGACTTTTCCCGGTGGGAGAAAGCGCGGAGCACTCCGCTGGCGACAGCGGGACGTTGAAGGGAGCCTTGACGGCCGGTACTACGGAAGCCGTCAAGCCTAAGACCTCTGCAACCACCGATTATATTATTGACAATGATGCACAGGTATTGATTAATGTAGTGACCGATCATAAAAGCAAATAA
- the flgA gene encoding flagellar basal body P-ring formation chaperone FlgA yields the protein MLQKLGCLLLLLAVGVQYGFAAGTDQIVPVAVLPGLGQTVSYIRPAAYRDVTGYDAGERQVIRANDLLQSALQLVRQRAGIPAGDTRLTITPLNLPTDIELPPGAADYRIELPYGVRFNFPTVVYAVVTLDGQAYTKVSLSLDVRLFQDVVVATRSLAANELIVPDSIKYERMDIGRLSQGYITSLDDVAGMQARRTISPGTPLNKYMLTKPDVIKRGATVSILVRMGDMEVTAAGEAMQSGSVGDVIRVRNVNSKKVVTAQVLDGTSVLISLYR from the coding sequence ATGTTGCAAAAGCTTGGGTGCTTATTGTTGTTGTTGGCTGTTGGCGTACAGTACGGTTTTGCCGCCGGTACCGATCAAATTGTGCCGGTTGCAGTACTGCCGGGACTGGGCCAGACTGTCTCTTACATCAGGCCGGCAGCCTATCGGGATGTAACGGGGTATGATGCAGGCGAGCGACAGGTGATTCGTGCCAATGATCTGCTGCAGTCGGCTTTGCAACTTGTCCGGCAGCGGGCGGGAATTCCGGCGGGAGATACCCGGCTGACGATTACGCCGCTTAATCTGCCTACCGATATTGAACTGCCGCCGGGGGCGGCTGATTATCGCATTGAATTACCCTACGGTGTCCGTTTTAATTTTCCGACTGTAGTGTACGCGGTGGTTACGCTGGATGGCCAGGCTTATACCAAGGTCAGCCTGAGCCTGGATGTCCGCCTGTTTCAGGACGTGGTGGTAGCGACGAGAAGTCTGGCCGCTAATGAACTCATCGTACCGGACAGCATCAAATACGAACGCATGGATATCGGACGTCTGTCGCAGGGTTACATAACAAGTCTGGATGACGTGGCCGGGATGCAGGCACGCCGGACAATTTCACCGGGAACACCGCTTAACAAATACATGCTGACCAAACCTGATGTGATAAAACGGGGCGCTACGGTATCCATTTTGGTAAGAATGGGTGACATGGAAGTGACGGCCGCCGGGGAAGCTATGCAGAGCGGCAGTGTAGGAGACGTCATCCGGGTACGCAATGTCAATTCCAAGAAGGTCGTTACGGCGCAGGTGCTGGATGGGACCTCGGTGTTGATTTCTTTATACCGGTGA
- the flgF gene encoding flagellar basal-body rod protein FlgF: MIRGIYTAASGMVAESLRTDTIANNLANVNTAGYKKDVAISKDFRSMYIQRINDGTDAPVIGNMGVGSVIDEIAPIHSAGPMVQTGNTFDLAIDGQGYFTVDTPNGVRYTRNGSFTRNALGELVTQDGYRVLGQNGPLRVNGDKVAVSGDGQVSVDGMVTGSLQLVNFADEKQLTKEGSSLYVAAAGAQTSPMEGIARQGVVEQSNVNAVSEMVNMIAGYRAYETNAKAVQAQDELLDKAVNEVAKV, from the coding sequence ATGATTCGGGGAATTTATACGGCTGCTTCCGGAATGGTAGCCGAATCGTTGCGTACCGATACCATAGCCAATAATTTAGCCAATGTGAATACAGCAGGCTATAAGAAGGATGTGGCGATAAGCAAGGACTTCAGGAGCATGTATATTCAGCGCATCAACGACGGGACCGATGCACCGGTGATTGGCAATATGGGCGTAGGTTCGGTCATTGATGAAATTGCCCCGATTCACTCAGCCGGACCAATGGTGCAGACAGGAAATACCTTTGACCTGGCCATTGACGGACAGGGCTATTTTACTGTTGATACGCCAAACGGCGTCCGGTATACCCGTAACGGCTCATTTACCCGCAATGCGCTTGGTGAATTGGTGACGCAGGATGGATACCGGGTCCTGGGGCAAAACGGTCCGCTGCGCGTAAACGGTGATAAAGTAGCAGTTTCCGGTGACGGGCAGGTAAGTGTGGATGGTATGGTGACAGGTTCGCTGCAACTGGTTAACTTTGCCGATGAAAAACAACTGACCAAGGAAGGCTCTTCTCTGTATGTTGCGGCGGCGGGCGCTCAAACAAGCCCCATGGAGGGGATTGCCCGCCAGGGTGTGGTAGAGCAGTCCAATGTTAATGCGGTTTCCGAAATGGTTAATATGATTGCCGGGTACCGGGCCTATGAAACAAATGCGAAGGCAGTACAGGCACAGGATGAACTGCTGGATAAAGCAGTCAATGAAGTCGCTAAAGTCTAG
- a CDS encoding phosphodiester glycosidase family protein — MNRVYKIPFVLLILVQLFTQITVGFAAAATAPAQTTNAVPAIELQKIRVSQSPEKVRIVLDVSALPEYSVNLLEDKAPQNKDAPAAHISVTLPKTINKGVIPALPAQDPVFKSLRISETKEGITAVIDLKTTAVYNVFTLKNPNRIVIDIVKKYEHKIKREIAPGLTYTALLRGTAEGPLTAHILDLDPKAGWKLQPLLSNQKTVGLEKLSSLMQQAKGAAAAVNAAYFGLDGTTLGVMQLQGTIIASMDITRTALGILPDGSAIIDDALYQGSVELPDGQKVAITGVNEERGADALILYNSYYDTATDTNPFGSEYVVEGNKITAINTNNSVIPQDGFVLSVHGKSQQALGKLQVGDTVKVTQSLGDQWSKAVAVIGAGPRLVKNNSVYLTTKLEEFGSDVAVGRAPRTAVGITKEGHILLMVVDGRQKHSIGLTLLDTALLMQELGSIQAMNLDGGGSSEMIVQKEIVNKPSDGHERSIGTALAVISTNLAN, encoded by the coding sequence ATGAATAGAGTATACAAGATACCGTTTGTTTTGCTCATTTTAGTCCAGCTTTTCACACAGATCACAGTAGGCTTTGCCGCTGCTGCGACAGCTCCGGCCCAGACAACCAATGCCGTCCCAGCTATCGAACTGCAAAAGATCAGGGTGAGTCAGTCGCCGGAAAAGGTGCGGATTGTGCTTGACGTAAGTGCTTTGCCGGAGTACTCGGTAAATTTGCTGGAAGACAAGGCGCCGCAAAATAAAGACGCTCCTGCTGCTCATATTAGTGTTACGCTGCCCAAGACGATAAATAAGGGAGTTATACCGGCACTGCCTGCTCAGGACCCGGTATTTAAAAGTTTGCGGATCAGCGAAACCAAGGAAGGTATTACAGCAGTTATTGATTTAAAAACGACGGCTGTTTACAATGTATTTACCTTAAAGAATCCCAACCGGATTGTTATCGATATTGTAAAAAAATACGAACATAAAATAAAGCGGGAAATCGCCCCGGGTTTAACCTATACGGCTTTACTCCGTGGCACTGCCGAGGGTCCGTTGACGGCCCATATTTTAGACCTTGATCCCAAGGCAGGCTGGAAACTGCAGCCCTTGCTGTCCAATCAGAAAACAGTAGGTCTGGAGAAATTATCATCGTTAATGCAACAGGCAAAGGGTGCGGCTGCCGCAGTAAATGCCGCTTACTTTGGCCTGGACGGGACAACACTGGGGGTCATGCAGTTGCAGGGCACCATTATTGCCAGTATGGATATTACGCGTACCGCTTTGGGTATATTACCTGATGGCAGTGCCATAATCGACGATGCGCTGTATCAGGGAAGTGTCGAATTGCCGGACGGTCAAAAAGTTGCGATTACCGGTGTGAACGAAGAACGGGGGGCCGATGCCCTGATTCTGTATAATTCTTATTATGACACGGCGACCGATACCAATCCGTTTGGCAGCGAATATGTTGTGGAAGGGAATAAAATAACGGCAATCAATACCAATAATTCGGTGATACCGCAAGACGGCTTTGTCTTATCTGTCCATGGCAAGTCACAGCAAGCCTTGGGAAAATTGCAGGTCGGCGATACCGTGAAGGTGACACAAAGCCTGGGGGATCAATGGAGTAAAGCCGTTGCAGTCATTGGCGCGGGACCGAGACTTGTAAAGAATAACAGTGTTTACTTAACCACCAAGCTGGAGGAGTTTGGGTCCGACGTGGCTGTCGGCCGGGCGCCGCGCACGGCTGTGGGAATTACCAAGGAGGGGCATATCCTGCTAATGGTCGTGGATGGGCGGCAAAAACACAGCATAGGGCTCACTTTACTGGATACGGCACTCTTAATGCAGGAACTGGGGAGCATCCAGGCCATGAACCTGGATGGCGGCGGTTCCAGTGAAATGATTGTCCAAAAGGAAATTGTCAATAAACCCTCCGATGGTCATGAGCGTTCTATTGGAACCGCATTGGCTGTTATTTCGACGAATCTTGCCAATTGA